The genomic stretch AACATATAAAGTTACCTATCATAGGCTGTTTTCCTGCGTACGTGATTGTAATATAAATTTTTTTAACCTACTATTATGGGACTGTTTCCTAGCCTCCAGCAGCTGTGGTGAAGCAAGAAGCCCGGCTAGTATCCAATCCCTGCAAGACCGACCTAGCCAGGAAATGTCGGGCAGTCCTTTGACTAACAAAGGCGACACCTCCCAAAGAGGCGGGACTGGGCCCGAGACTGAGAGCTCATCAAAGCAACCTATGATTGCGAGTGAGAATAAGAAACAAGAGGCGGGGTCAAGTAGCGGGATTGAGGACATGCCATGCGTGTTCACGATAGGGGACGGACCAAACGGGAGAAAAGTCGAGGGAATATTATATAGGTACGGTAAAGGAGAGCAAGTTCGGATAATGTGTGTTTGTCACGGCACTTTCCTGTCGCCCAAAGATTTCGTCAAGCATGCCGGAGGGAGAGACGTTGAGCATCCCCTTAGGCACATTGTTGTTAGCCCTTCTTCGTCGGTTTTCCAATGAAGCATCCATACCCTTTATTGCTCATCTCCCTTCTTTAACCCGAAAAGGTATACTATTATTGAGATATTTCATGTAGAGTTTTATTTCATGTACcaggataattttttttttcatatttcttaAGAGGAATTATATTTACGacggatcttttttttttttttttttgtttgatgagAAACGGCGTTGTGAAGGACAACGGCATGTTATATTAATGTCAGAATAATACAAAGCTTATTTAACTTAATTAGTTAATGTCAAATATCCGTGTTCTTATATTTATGTTGTTTTGTACGAAATTTTCACTAATGCAAAGAACAATCGACTTTATAATAAAATTGAATAAATCGAATTAAACGAGCATACAAAAAAATAGGAGAACCTCCTATTCTGTTTGATACTAATCGAAGTTCGTCtacaattcacatacaaaagCACCTAATTTAGAACTATACATCATCTAGCAGCATTTTAGCGAAAGGCTCTTTTTTGTTGAGCAACACGAAGAAAGTCGACATGTTTGACAAGAGATACAAAACGGACATAAGCTACACGAAAAGCAAGAGAAGCACGATCTGCAAGAACCGCAAGAGAAGCATGATGTGCAAGATTTGCAACTGAAGCACGACGTCCAGGATGTGCAAGAGGGACACGAGAAACATGAGAAACACGAGAACAACGAACATAAAGAACCGCAACATGGTAATCCGTAAAAGCAACATTTTCTGCGCGAAATTTTTTGTTCTGGGAAGATAATCGGTTGGTGCGACATTGGAAAGTTAGGTCCCTTGGGCATGATATTCTTTTCTCCCTCGTCTAATCTAAAGAACAAAAAACGTAATTATGAGAATCTTAGCGCGTGTTTTCAAGAAAGTACGCGTAGTTGAGAAATTAAGGAACTTACAAAGGGAACGCAAAAGAGTAATTGCTATCTTCGCTTGTATTAGATCTTAAGGAGACACTAGACGAATGTACGCTTTGTCGTTGTTGCTGTTTTTCTTCTCCGTCTATTCTCGTCAACATTTCATGAGCTTCCTCTGTTATTATTTTACTGGTTTGTTCTTCACTACCTTCACTTTCAACATCGTTAGAATCAGATAAACTAATGGAAGTTTTACCCGACTTGGTTGGTATGGTTGGCGGACACTTAGGTGGTTCCGTCTCTTCACTGGATTCACTTAAATCCTCGAGTTTCTTAAACTCTCCGCTTAGCAATATGGATTGTTCTCTATC from Silene latifolia isolate original U9 population chromosome 2, ASM4854445v1, whole genome shotgun sequence encodes the following:
- the LOC141644089 gene encoding uncharacterized protein LOC141644089 isoform X1, which translates into the protein MVDDDLIRQLSENGSNPISATYLSDTPEHESNSPQKSWRLMFPEAANDNNTTEDDSPPSPLDNDALDVISPSIEDLESARKSTSSLSGSSSDDLVFPGENLLKHSDASNIEVHSGTSPKTCSLLLHSPPVQEMCRDGNYDVNRIPSAVFKRSNSGVPGEWSVASNDSLFSLQLGNNASIDREQSILLSGEFKKLEDLSESSEETEPPKCPPTIPTKSGKTSISLSDSNDVESEGSEEQTSKIITEEAHEMLTRIDGEEKQQQRQSVHSSSVSLRSNTSEDSNYSFAFPLLDEGEKNIMPKGPNFPMSHQPIIFPEQKISRRKCCFYGLPCCGSLCSLFSCFSCFSCPSCTSWTSCFSCKSCTSCFSCGSCRSCFSCFSCSLCPFCISCQTCRLSSCCSTKKSLSLKCC